The following proteins are co-located in the Streptomyces bottropensis ATCC 25435 genome:
- the treZ gene encoding malto-oligosyltrehalose trehalohydrolase — protein sequence MQFEVWAPQADRSTLHREGVTHAMERDPERPGWWTVEAEGSDGTRYGFALDDGPVLPDPRSRRQPDGPDGPSAVVDHGRYAWRAAWSGRGLAGAVLYELHIGTYTPEGTLDAAAGRLAHLVELGVTHVELMPLCPFPGTHGWGYEGVSLWAVHEPYGGPEALKRFVDAAHELGLGVVLDVVHNHLGPSGNYLPVFGPYFTERHHTPWGAAVNLDAPGSDEVRAYFLESALAWLRDYRLDGLRLDAVHALKDTRALHFLEELSTAVDALAEQVDRPLFLIAESDLNDPRLVTPRAQGGLGLHAQWNDDFHHTLHTTLTGEAQGYYEDFARAGLAGLAKTLTGGYFHDGSYSSFRERRHGRPLDRMSLSAHRLLGYTQTHDQIGNRAQGDRLAATLSSGLLACAAALVLAGPFTPMLFMGEEWAASTPWQFFTDHTDPELAEAVRRGRRREFAAHGWAEEDVPDPQDPATRDRSCLDWSEPAREPHARMLAWYRTLVTLRRTFPDLSDPDLSDVKVAYDEEARWFGFRRGDVRVALNLGKETAAIPVGVPHARVLASWDPVSAPGADGMLTLGGESCVVLTVA from the coding sequence GTGCAGTTCGAGGTGTGGGCACCGCAGGCCGACCGTTCGACGCTCCACCGCGAGGGCGTGACACACGCGATGGAGCGCGATCCCGAGCGGCCGGGGTGGTGGACGGTCGAGGCGGAGGGATCGGACGGCACGCGCTACGGCTTCGCCCTCGACGACGGCCCGGTCCTGCCCGATCCACGCTCGCGCCGGCAGCCCGACGGCCCCGACGGCCCGAGCGCGGTCGTCGACCACGGGCGGTACGCGTGGCGCGCCGCGTGGTCCGGGCGCGGGCTGGCGGGCGCGGTGCTGTACGAGCTGCACATCGGCACCTACACCCCCGAGGGCACCCTGGACGCGGCCGCCGGGCGCCTCGCGCATCTGGTCGAACTGGGCGTCACACACGTGGAGTTGATGCCGCTGTGCCCGTTCCCGGGGACGCACGGCTGGGGTTACGAGGGCGTCTCGCTGTGGGCCGTGCACGAGCCGTACGGCGGTCCCGAGGCGCTGAAGCGGTTCGTGGACGCGGCGCACGAGCTGGGGCTCGGGGTCGTGCTCGACGTCGTGCACAACCATCTGGGCCCCTCCGGCAACTACCTGCCCGTCTTCGGCCCGTACTTCACCGAGCGGCACCACACGCCCTGGGGCGCGGCGGTCAACCTGGACGCGCCCGGTTCGGACGAGGTGCGGGCGTACTTCCTGGAGAGCGCGCTCGCCTGGCTGCGCGACTACCGCCTCGACGGACTGCGGCTGGACGCGGTGCACGCGCTCAAGGACACCCGTGCCCTGCACTTCCTGGAGGAGCTGTCGACGGCCGTCGACGCGCTCGCCGAGCAGGTGGACCGCCCGCTGTTCCTGATCGCCGAGTCGGACCTGAACGACCCGCGCCTGGTCACCCCGCGCGCGCAGGGCGGGCTCGGGCTGCACGCCCAGTGGAACGACGACTTCCACCACACCCTGCACACCACCCTGACCGGTGAGGCGCAGGGCTACTACGAGGACTTCGCGCGGGCGGGCCTGGCAGGTCTGGCGAAGACCCTGACGGGCGGCTACTTCCACGACGGCTCGTACTCCTCCTTCCGGGAGCGCCGCCACGGCCGCCCCCTGGACCGCATGAGCCTGTCCGCGCACCGGCTGCTGGGCTACACCCAGACCCACGACCAGATCGGCAACCGGGCCCAGGGGGACCGCCTGGCCGCGACCCTCTCCTCCGGCCTGCTGGCCTGCGCGGCCGCGCTCGTCCTCGCGGGACCCTTCACCCCCATGCTCTTCATGGGCGAGGAGTGGGCGGCCTCCACTCCCTGGCAGTTCTTCACGGACCACACCGACCCGGAACTCGCGGAGGCGGTACGGCGGGGGCGGCGCCGGGAGTTCGCGGCGCACGGATGGGCCGAGGAGGACGTTCCCGACCCCCAGGACCCGGCGACCCGCGACCGCTCCTGCCTCGACTGGTCCGAGCCGGCGCGCGAGCCGCACGCCCGGATGCTGGCCTGGTACCGCACCCTCGTCACCCTCCGCCGCACCTTCCCCGACCTGTCCGACCCCGACCTCTCCGACGTCAAGGTCGCCTACGACGAGGAGGCCCGGTGGTTCGGCTTCCGGCGCGGTGACGTACGCGTGGCACTGAATCTGGGCAAGGAGACCGCCGCGATTCCGGTCGGCGTCCCGCACGCCCGGGTCCTGGCGTCCTGGGACCCGGTGTCGGCGCCGGGCGCGGACGGGATGCTGACCCTGGGCGGGGAGTCGTGCGTGGTGCTGACGGTGGCGTGA
- a CDS encoding DUF1707 and FHA domain-containing protein yields the protein MTSSFEFHTYPARLSDAERDRALRALRDGVALGRLSHDTFIRRMELALTARRSDELAVLVADLPVEKRWSRLVLGTVGAVSGFGVKLRRAWQAERLPKLQLPHPGSEHALRIGRDPGSGLRLSHETVSRVHAELSRQGGLWILRDLGSTNGTTVNGRRVIGAAVVRDGDQVSFGRMNFRLSSE from the coding sequence GTGACGTCGTCCTTCGAGTTCCACACGTACCCCGCGCGACTGTCGGACGCCGAGCGCGACCGCGCGCTGAGGGCGCTCCGTGACGGCGTCGCACTGGGCCGTCTGTCGCACGACACCTTCATCCGGCGGATGGAGCTGGCGCTCACCGCCCGTCGCTCCGACGAACTCGCCGTGCTCGTCGCCGATCTGCCCGTCGAGAAGCGCTGGTCCCGACTGGTGCTCGGCACCGTCGGTGCGGTCTCCGGCTTCGGTGTGAAGCTGCGCCGGGCCTGGCAGGCCGAGCGGCTCCCCAAGCTCCAGCTGCCGCACCCCGGGAGCGAGCACGCCCTGCGCATCGGCCGCGACCCCGGCAGCGGCCTTCGGCTCAGCCACGAGACGGTCTCCCGGGTGCACGCCGAGCTGAGCCGCCAGGGCGGCCTGTGGATCCTGCGCGACCTCGGCTCCACCAACGGCACGACCGTCAACGGCCGTCGGGTGATCGGCGCGGCCGTCGTGCGTGACGGCGATCAGGTCAGTTTCGGCCGCATGAACTTCCGCCTCTCCTCGGAATGA
- a CDS encoding M14 family zinc carboxypeptidase gives MDELSARAATLVDRHPHRARLRRVGTSRAGTPMWLLSVGRGGRHTLVVAGPHANEPVGGATVLRLAERVLADPRLSEGADTTWNLLLSLDPDGSRRNEGWLSGPYTLGHHFRHFFRPGFLEQPEWLPDGAAGAVMPETRALLDLQDELRPFFQCSLHGVDVGGGFVELTRDLPGLDRRVACAAARLGIPRELSPYDTLYWPRLGPAVYRIPPPRRGDLAAAITEAAVESTWYHPHRYGTVTAVVEAPMWGVTAVEDGSPSPDADAVLRRVSRALRRDTRLLEGILGRVRTSVGGGPDAARFLAPVDDYLLVGPGLADSWDPDVHDADARPLPPLDTARLTTLAISGRRVALRTAGLLHQLVTRAGRDPAGALPELDRLVEEWCADYRDGYRARWIPVARQAEYQTRVVLAAFDLASGRPDGSRSGEPGWSSEPAVPMHRE, from the coding sequence GTGGACGAGTTGTCCGCCCGCGCGGCAACCCTCGTCGACCGGCATCCGCACCGCGCCCGACTGCGCCGCGTGGGCACCTCACGGGCGGGCACCCCGATGTGGCTGCTGTCCGTCGGACGGGGCGGCCGCCACACCCTCGTCGTCGCCGGCCCGCACGCCAACGAGCCGGTGGGCGGGGCCACCGTCCTCCGGCTCGCCGAACGGGTGCTGGCCGACCCCCGGTTGAGCGAGGGCGCCGACACCACCTGGAACCTGCTGCTGAGCCTCGACCCCGACGGCTCCCGCCGCAACGAGGGCTGGCTGTCCGGCCCGTACACCCTCGGCCACCACTTCCGGCACTTCTTCCGCCCCGGCTTCCTGGAACAGCCCGAATGGCTGCCCGACGGTGCCGCCGGCGCCGTCATGCCCGAGACCCGCGCCCTGCTCGACCTCCAGGACGAACTGCGGCCCTTCTTCCAGTGCTCCCTGCACGGCGTCGACGTCGGCGGCGGCTTCGTCGAGCTGACCCGCGACCTGCCGGGCCTCGACCGGCGCGTCGCGTGCGCCGCCGCCCGCCTCGGCATCCCGCGCGAGCTGAGCCCGTACGACACCCTGTACTGGCCCCGCCTCGGCCCCGCCGTCTACCGCATCCCGCCCCCGCGCCGCGGCGACCTGGCCGCCGCCATCACCGAGGCCGCCGTCGAGTCCACCTGGTACCACCCGCACCGCTACGGCACGGTCACCGCCGTGGTCGAGGCACCCATGTGGGGCGTGACCGCCGTCGAGGACGGCTCCCCGTCGCCCGACGCCGACGCCGTGCTGCGCCGTGTCAGCCGCGCGCTGCGCCGCGACACCCGGCTCCTGGAGGGCATCCTCGGCCGCGTGCGCACCTCGGTGGGCGGCGGCCCGGACGCCGCCCGGTTCCTCGCCCCGGTCGACGACTACCTCCTGGTCGGGCCGGGCCTCGCCGACTCCTGGGACCCCGACGTCCACGACGCCGACGCCCGGCCGCTGCCCCCGCTCGACACCGCCCGGCTCACCACCCTCGCCATCTCCGGCCGCCGGGTCGCCCTGCGCACCGCCGGGCTGCTGCACCAGCTGGTGACCCGCGCCGGACGCGACCCGGCAGGCGCGCTGCCCGAGCTGGACCGGCTCGTCGAGGAGTGGTGCGCCGACTACCGCGACGGCTACCGGGCGCGCTGGATCCCCGTCGCCCGCCAGGCGGAGTACCAGACCCGTGTGGTCCTCGCCGCGTTCGACCTGGCGTCCGGGCGTCCGGACGGCTCCCGTTCGGGTGAGCCGGGATGGAGTTCCGAGCCCGCCGTGCCGATGCACCGGGAATGA
- a CDS encoding SSI family serine proteinase inhibitor → MTNPTRAVRAGLLAALALLSVAASAPGRATAVQGDWLYVSLTRGDARSSDTRGALLLCDPPQGHGRATEACADLRRSGGDIARIPHRPTLCTQMYAPVRATAEGQWNGRQVAYERTFANACVMAARTGAVFALSD, encoded by the coding sequence ATGACGAACCCCACCCGCGCGGTACGCGCCGGCCTGCTCGCCGCCCTCGCCCTCCTCAGCGTCGCCGCCTCGGCCCCCGGCCGGGCGACCGCCGTCCAGGGCGACTGGCTCTACGTCTCCCTCACCCGCGGCGACGCCCGCTCCTCCGACACCCGGGGCGCCCTGCTCCTGTGCGACCCGCCGCAGGGCCACGGCCGCGCCACCGAGGCCTGCGCGGACCTCCGCCGCTCCGGCGGCGACATCGCCCGCATCCCCCACCGGCCCACCCTCTGCACCCAGATGTACGCCCCCGTCCGCGCCACCGCCGAGGGCCAGTGGAACGGCCGACAGGTCGCCTACGAACGGACCTTCGCCAACGCGTGCGTGATGGCGGCCCGTACGGGAGCGGTGTTCGCCCTGTCGGACTGA
- a CDS encoding M14 family zinc carboxypeptidase, whose translation MGLLSELGYPTVAELEAAARTLTVRRPGLCALRRIGVSRAGRPLRLLSVGHARRAVLVVAGAHANEPTGGSTVLALAERVLRERELRAGVSWHFVLCADPDGASLHTTPAPRTLFDYHLGFFRPAGPEQPEWSPSVLPPDRLPPETHALLGVLDELRPYLQVTLHGTDLGGSWVQLTKDVPGLAEPFAKSAAELGIPVERGASDAAGWPVSGPGVFVMPRPGGHAAYPSMPDDARHSTWYHAHRYGGLTAVVEVPMWASDLVDDIAPHPAPAAALRHLARRLLADAGQVERVLAQALPGLPGPEGPLLRAARWALALVPGLARDWTDGPVPDLSTAYVGSVDAFGRRLPLRAAAMLRRVLVEAEAPGAPLLEGLVAEWCESFADRFRARPVPLADQVEHQVRTVLAAASCALGTTGT comes from the coding sequence GTGGGTCTGCTGTCGGAGCTCGGTTATCCCACGGTGGCTGAACTGGAGGCCGCGGCACGGACTCTGACGGTGCGCCGGCCGGGACTGTGCGCGCTGCGGCGGATCGGTGTGTCCCGCGCGGGCCGGCCGCTGCGGCTGCTGTCCGTGGGCCATGCGAGACGCGCGGTCCTGGTCGTCGCGGGCGCCCACGCGAACGAGCCGACCGGCGGCTCCACGGTGCTCGCGCTGGCCGAACGGGTCCTGCGGGAGCGGGAGTTACGGGCCGGTGTCTCCTGGCACTTCGTGCTGTGCGCCGACCCGGACGGGGCGAGTCTGCACACGACCCCGGCGCCGCGCACCCTGTTCGACTATCACCTGGGGTTCTTCCGGCCGGCCGGTCCCGAGCAGCCGGAGTGGTCGCCGTCGGTACTGCCGCCCGACCGGCTGCCGCCCGAGACGCACGCCCTGCTCGGTGTGCTGGACGAGCTGCGGCCCTACCTCCAGGTGACCCTGCACGGCACCGATCTCGGCGGCAGCTGGGTGCAGTTGACGAAGGACGTGCCGGGGCTGGCCGAGCCGTTCGCCAAGTCGGCGGCCGAGCTGGGGATACCGGTGGAGAGGGGCGCCTCGGACGCCGCGGGCTGGCCGGTGTCCGGCCCGGGGGTGTTCGTGATGCCCCGGCCCGGCGGGCACGCCGCCTACCCGAGCATGCCGGACGACGCCCGGCACAGCACCTGGTACCACGCCCACCGGTACGGCGGCCTGACGGCGGTCGTCGAGGTGCCGATGTGGGCGAGCGACCTGGTGGACGACATCGCCCCGCACCCGGCCCCGGCGGCGGCGCTGCGCCATCTGGCGCGGCGGCTCCTCGCGGACGCGGGCCAGGTGGAGCGGGTGCTCGCTCAGGCGCTGCCCGGGCTGCCGGGCCCCGAGGGGCCGCTGCTGCGGGCCGCCCGGTGGGCGCTGGCCCTGGTGCCGGGGCTGGCCCGGGACTGGACCGACGGGCCGGTGCCGGACCTGTCGACGGCGTACGTGGGCAGTGTGGACGCCTTCGGGCGCCGGCTGCCGCTGCGGGCCGCGGCGATGCTGCGGCGCGTCCTGGTGGAAGCCGAGGCACCGGGGGCGCCCCTCCTCGAAGGGCTCGTCGCCGAGTGGTGCGAGTCCTTCGCCGACCGGTTCCGCGCCCGGCCGGTGCCGCTGGCCGACCAGGTCGAGCATCAGGTGCGCACGGTGCTGGCGGCCGCGTCCTGTGCGCTGGGGACCACGGGGACCTGA
- the treY gene encoding malto-oligosyltrehalose synthase: MTSVVPAATYRIQLQPGFPFAAAAAAVPYIASLGVSHLHLSPVLEAVPGSAHGYDVVDHGRVREELGGEEGLRALARTAREHGLGLVVDIVPNHMAMAPRHNRALWEVLREGPESAYARWFDIDWEAQGGRVLLPVLGGPLGAEIDRFVVDGRELRYYDHVFPLREGTEKLPLPQLLDAQWYRPVWWRLARTELNYRRFFSISELIGVRVEEPDVFDATHAMILRLLEEGVVDGLRVDHPDGLADPDAYLRRLHGATGGRWTVVEKILADGEPLPAAWPVAGTTGYDALRHVDGLFTDPAGADELLDRYRRFTAAQTDRGGDWESTVRRAAYRVLTHELVAEVERLTRVAHRLCERSPLLALRDQAPWALRTALCELLARMEVYRPYTSEDASLVVTEEAAAEARALFVVPEEARSVDAVRDLVLGRAGDGPEHAEFRARFAQTSSALRAKSVEDTAFYRYVPLLSANEVGGDPGSPAVSAEDFHAYCARVQRDWPATGTVLSTHDTKRSADVRAAIAVLAQCPQRWGDVLAEVTGAGDGAGAGVPDPQLAWAAWQTAFGLGPADGDRLRDALLKHVREAGLHTSWTEQNPAYEEAVAQFVARGPAVDTRVAALREELEPYVRANRLGAALVQLTMPGVPDLYQGTEDEYRALVDPDNRRPFASRDAGPDASEKFRLTSAALRLRARRPEVFGDAATYVPLSADGPGAGHCVAFARSGEVVTAVTRLSLRLAEAGGWRDTRLTLPEGRWAEVLGGEREFTGDVRVADLFGTLPVALLERVGA, translated from the coding sequence ATGACCTCTGTCGTGCCTGCCGCCACCTACCGCATCCAGCTCCAGCCCGGCTTCCCCTTCGCCGCCGCCGCGGCCGCCGTCCCGTACATCGCCTCCCTCGGCGTCTCCCATCTGCACCTCTCCCCCGTGCTGGAGGCCGTCCCCGGGTCCGCGCACGGCTACGACGTGGTCGACCACGGGCGGGTGCGGGAGGAACTCGGGGGCGAGGAGGGACTGCGGGCGCTGGCCCGCACCGCGCGGGAGCACGGACTCGGCCTCGTCGTGGACATCGTGCCGAACCACATGGCCATGGCCCCTCGGCACAACCGGGCGCTGTGGGAGGTGCTGCGGGAGGGGCCGGAGTCGGCGTACGCGCGGTGGTTCGACATCGACTGGGAGGCACAGGGCGGCCGGGTGCTGCTGCCGGTGCTCGGGGGGCCGCTGGGCGCGGAGATCGACCGGTTCGTGGTCGACGGGCGGGAGCTGCGCTACTACGACCATGTGTTCCCGCTGCGGGAGGGCACCGAGAAACTGCCGCTGCCGCAGCTGCTGGACGCGCAGTGGTACCGGCCGGTGTGGTGGCGGCTGGCCCGGACGGAGCTGAACTACCGGCGCTTCTTCAGCATCTCGGAGCTGATCGGGGTGCGGGTCGAGGAGCCGGACGTGTTCGACGCGACCCACGCGATGATCCTGCGGCTGCTGGAGGAGGGAGTCGTCGACGGGCTGCGGGTCGACCATCCCGACGGGCTCGCCGACCCGGACGCCTATCTGCGGCGGCTGCACGGGGCGACCGGCGGGCGATGGACCGTCGTCGAGAAGATCCTGGCGGACGGGGAGCCGCTGCCGGCGGCCTGGCCGGTCGCGGGGACCACCGGCTACGACGCGCTGCGGCACGTCGACGGGCTGTTCACGGATCCGGCGGGGGCCGATGAACTGCTGGACCGGTACCGGCGGTTCACGGCCGCGCAGACCGACCGGGGCGGCGACTGGGAGTCGACCGTGCGGCGGGCCGCGTACCGGGTGCTCACGCACGAACTGGTCGCCGAGGTGGAACGGCTCACCCGGGTGGCGCACCGCCTGTGCGAGCGCTCCCCGCTGCTCGCCCTGCGCGACCAGGCGCCGTGGGCGCTGCGCACCGCGCTGTGCGAGCTGCTCGCGCGGATGGAGGTGTACCGGCCGTACACCTCCGAGGACGCCTCCCTCGTCGTCACCGAGGAGGCCGCGGCCGAGGCGCGCGCGCTGTTCGTGGTGCCCGAGGAGGCCCGGTCGGTGGACGCCGTACGGGATCTGGTGCTGGGCCGGGCCGGTGACGGGCCGGAGCACGCGGAGTTCCGGGCCCGGTTCGCGCAGACCTCGTCGGCGCTGCGGGCCAAGTCGGTGGAGGACACGGCGTTCTACCGCTATGTGCCACTGCTCTCGGCGAACGAGGTGGGGGGCGATCCGGGCAGCCCGGCCGTGTCGGCCGAGGACTTCCACGCCTACTGCGCCCGGGTGCAGCGCGACTGGCCGGCGACGGGGACCGTGCTGTCGACGCACGACACCAAGCGCAGCGCGGATGTGCGGGCGGCCATCGCGGTGCTCGCGCAGTGCCCGCAGCGGTGGGGCGACGTCCTCGCGGAGGTGACGGGCGCCGGCGACGGGGCCGGGGCAGGTGTGCCGGATCCGCAGCTGGCGTGGGCGGCCTGGCAGACGGCGTTCGGGCTCGGACCCGCGGACGGCGACCGGCTGCGGGACGCCCTGCTGAAGCATGTGCGGGAGGCCGGTCTGCACACGTCCTGGACCGAGCAGAACCCGGCGTACGAAGAGGCGGTGGCGCAGTTCGTCGCACGGGGCCCCGCCGTGGACACCCGGGTCGCCGCGCTGCGGGAGGAGCTGGAGCCGTACGTACGGGCCAACCGCCTCGGCGCGGCCCTGGTGCAGCTGACCATGCCGGGGGTGCCGGACCTCTACCAGGGCACGGAGGACGAGTACCGGGCGCTGGTGGACCCGGACAACCGCCGGCCCTTCGCGTCGCGCGACGCGGGCCCCGACGCGTCCGAGAAGTTCCGGCTCACCTCGGCCGCGCTGCGGCTGCGCGCGCGGCGGCCGGAGGTGTTCGGGGACGCGGCGACGTACGTACCGCTGTCGGCGGACGGGCCCGGGGCCGGGCACTGTGTGGCCTTCGCCCGGTCCGGGGAGGTGGTCACGGCGGTGACACGGCTGTCGCTGCGGCTGGCGGAGGCCGGGGGCTGGCGGGACACCCGGCTGACGCTGCCGGAGGGCCGGTGGGCCGAGGTGCTCGGCGGAGAGCGGGAGTTCACGGGTGACGTGCGGGTGGCGGACCTCTTCGGGACGCTACCGGTCGCGCTCCTGGAGCGGGTCGGCGCGTGA
- the glgX gene encoding glycogen debranching protein GlgX — protein sequence MQVWPGQAYPLGATYDGAGTNFAVFSEAAHRVELCLLDDDGSETAVELRETDAFVRHAYLPGVMPGQRYGFRVHGPYAPERGLRSNSAKLLLDPYARAISGAVKWGEEVYGYRFGAPEERNDLDSAPHMMTSVVVNPYFDWGDDRRPRTEYHHTVIYEAHVKGLTMRHPGLPEELRGTYAALAHPAIIEHLTALGVTALELMPVHQFVNDHRLADMGLCNYWGYNTIGFFAPHNAYASWGDRGQQVLEFKSAVRALHEAGIEVILDVVYNHTAEGNHLGPTLSFKGLDNPSYYRLTDDPRYYMDTTGTGNSLLMRSPHVLQLIMDSLRYWVTEMHVDGFRFDLAATLARQFHEVDRLSSFFDLVQQDPVVSQVKLIAEPWDVGEGGYQVGNFPPLWTEWNGKYRDTVRDLWRGEPRTLAEFASRLTGSSDLYQDDGRRPLASINFVTCHDGFTMRDLVSYNEKHNDANGEDNRDGESHNRSWNCGAEGETDDPGVIALRVRQMRNFIATLMLSQGVPMLSHGDEFARTQGGNNNAYCQDNELSWVPWPSDGSGEEGDGDDGGVYGDLLEFTRAMVWLRKDHPVFRRRRFFHGRPVEGTHDELSDIAWFTPQGQEMEQRDWDSAQAGALSVFLNGNAISEPGARGERIADDSFLLMVNASAEPLEFVVPVNHGPQWQMVVDTGREDAVPADGPKVAAGERVSLVDRSLVVFRRPA from the coding sequence ATGCAGGTCTGGCCTGGACAGGCGTATCCACTCGGTGCCACGTACGACGGCGCCGGTACCAACTTCGCGGTCTTCTCGGAGGCCGCGCATCGAGTCGAGCTGTGTCTGCTGGACGACGACGGCTCCGAGACGGCGGTGGAACTGCGCGAGACGGACGCGTTCGTGCGGCACGCGTACCTGCCCGGCGTGATGCCGGGACAGCGGTACGGCTTCCGCGTGCACGGCCCGTACGCGCCGGAGCGCGGGCTGCGCTCCAACTCCGCGAAGCTGCTCCTCGACCCGTACGCGCGTGCCATCAGCGGCGCGGTCAAGTGGGGCGAGGAGGTGTACGGCTACCGCTTCGGGGCGCCCGAGGAGCGCAACGACCTCGACTCGGCGCCCCACATGATGACGTCCGTCGTGGTGAACCCCTACTTCGACTGGGGCGACGACCGGCGGCCCCGCACCGAGTACCACCACACGGTGATCTACGAGGCCCACGTCAAGGGCCTCACCATGCGCCACCCGGGGCTGCCCGAGGAACTGCGCGGCACGTACGCGGCGCTCGCCCACCCGGCGATCATCGAGCATCTGACCGCGCTGGGCGTCACGGCACTGGAGCTGATGCCCGTACACCAGTTCGTGAACGACCACCGGCTCGCCGACATGGGCCTCTGCAACTACTGGGGCTACAACACGATCGGCTTCTTCGCCCCGCACAACGCGTACGCCTCCTGGGGCGACCGGGGGCAGCAGGTGCTGGAGTTCAAGTCGGCGGTGCGGGCGCTGCACGAGGCGGGGATCGAGGTCATCCTCGACGTGGTCTACAACCACACCGCCGAGGGCAACCACCTGGGGCCGACGCTCTCCTTCAAGGGCCTCGACAACCCGTCGTACTACCGGCTCACGGACGACCCGCGCTACTACATGGACACCACGGGCACGGGCAACTCCCTGCTGATGCGGTCGCCGCACGTCCTGCAGCTGATCATGGACTCGCTGCGGTACTGGGTCACCGAGATGCATGTCGACGGCTTCCGCTTCGACCTCGCGGCGACGCTGGCCCGGCAGTTCCACGAGGTGGACCGGCTGTCGTCGTTCTTCGACCTCGTCCAGCAGGACCCGGTGGTCTCGCAGGTGAAGCTGATCGCCGAGCCCTGGGACGTCGGCGAGGGCGGCTACCAGGTGGGGAACTTCCCGCCGCTGTGGACCGAGTGGAACGGCAAGTACCGCGACACCGTGCGGGACCTGTGGCGCGGCGAGCCGCGCACGCTCGCGGAGTTCGCGTCCCGGCTGACCGGCTCCTCCGACCTGTACCAGGACGACGGGCGGCGCCCGCTGGCCTCCATCAACTTCGTGACCTGCCACGACGGCTTCACGATGCGGGACCTGGTCTCCTACAACGAGAAGCACAACGACGCCAACGGCGAGGACAACCGGGACGGGGAGAGCCACAACCGGTCCTGGAACTGCGGGGCCGAGGGCGAGACCGACGACCCCGGGGTGATCGCGCTGCGCGTCCGCCAGATGCGGAACTTCATCGCCACCCTGATGCTGTCGCAGGGCGTGCCGATGCTCAGCCACGGGGACGAGTTCGCGCGTACGCAGGGCGGCAACAACAACGCCTACTGCCAGGACAACGAGTTGTCGTGGGTGCCGTGGCCGTCCGACGGCAGCGGCGAGGAGGGGGACGGGGACGACGGCGGGGTCTACGGGGACCTGCTGGAGTTCACGCGCGCGATGGTGTGGCTGCGCAAGGACCACCCCGTCTTCCGGCGGCGCCGGTTCTTCCACGGGCGGCCGGTGGAGGGGACGCACGACGAGCTGTCGGACATCGCCTGGTTCACGCCGCAGGGGCAGGAGATGGAGCAGCGGGACTGGGACTCGGCGCAGGCCGGGGCGTTGAGCGTGTTCCTGAACGGCAACGCGATCTCCGAGCCGGGTGCGCGCGGTGAGCGGATCGCCGACGACTCGTTCCTGCTGATGGTGAACGCGTCGGCCGAGCCGCTGGAGTTCGTGGTGCCCGTCAACCACGGGCCGCAGTGGCAGATGGTGGTGGACACGGGGCGCGAGGACGCGGTTCCGGCGGACGGGCCGAAGGTGGCGGCCGGGGAGAGGGTGAGTCTGGTGGACCGGAGTCTGGTGGTCTTCCGCAGGCCCGCCTAG